TGACTATGGAAACAGGAGGTGTCACGTATCGTGCAGCCGATCAAAAATTCAGACGTCGTTTCGTCAAAGATATCTGTACACGCGAGACATTCGATAAAAATCCTGAAATAGCGTGGCAATTCTACGGGTACTTGCAAGAGGTGGCTTTATGGTCGGATCCTCACGAGGTAAGTGAACAAATccagcaatttgaaattccagCCTCCAGGATAAAATTCTCAATGTTTTTGGATAATTTAGGGTCACAAAGCAGTAACCAGGTTGCAAAAAAGATATCTGAGGGCTGGCAAAGTGTTCAACGTGGCTACCCATAATGATGACGATTTACATCAACGAGCTCGTACTAAGAATGTCATCGAGATGTTCGGATCGAGGTTTAGGACCAAATGCGTGAAATGCGGATTTGCCAAAGAGAATCGTTCGACGACTACTTGGGATGAAATTGTCGCAGAGAAGTAAGCTGATTTACTCTATTGATTAGATTTTTCACTCAGAGTCGAGGGATAGGTAGACAATTGATGTTTCATTTACTATAGGAGGATTACAACGGGGAAAAATCCTAAAGATGCATTACCTCATTGTCCACGCTGCGATGGGTTAATGAGACCGGATACGATATGGTATGATGAAAAGATGAACGAAACCATCGAtaaacaaataggtaaatagaATTCTAGCCACACGATCATATTTGCATGAAATCTTGTGGAATATGGGCTCACTAAagctattttatttcatttctgcAGAAGAACTAGCTCAACAGGCTGATCTATACATCGAAGTGGGTGTCACCCCGACCATATTCGCATCCAAGAGTTACTTCCCCATTATTCGAAAAAGGAAGATTCCTTGTGCCGAATTCAATGCTAAAACGACTCCTAATTCGCAAGATTTCACGTAAGTTCtatgaattgaatttctttttctgAATCAGACCATTGGATTTGaggtttgagaaatttttcgtaCCTCTTTTCATTAGCCAAGCTTGAAGAAAAAGATTACAAAGGAAGATATATACATTTTGGTGACTAATTTCAAATATGATTCTGTTTCAGGTTTGTGTTCACGGGACCTTTGGCAGTTACAGTAGAAGATATAACAGCATATTGGAACAGATCCCTAATTGGAGAGCTAATAATTTACGACTAACTCGTCTAGTGCCAAGTTTATTCGAATTCGAGGTTAAAAACCCAGCTTGGCTGCACCCAGGAGTCCCAGGATACTGAATTTTAGTCAACTTTTTGGCATAGGGTCTAGTTctcagatattttgaaaaattgcgactGATTTGAGATGCATTAGTCACTTAGATGGcagaaatttaattaataaagTTTTGTACATTCccgtcaattttttcttctcaagagTTTCAAGCAATTTTCTGGGACTACCTAATGGctcttcaagattttgaaacatCAATCTTATCGTAGAAATAATACATGAAACCctgaatcaaattgaaaattgagctaaatCAAATAGTTTAAgcttttcaaaaacatattaatcgacacATTGTACATCGATGAGagttgaatccgaattatcgccgtttgggggggggggggtctgtggcccactgtgggACGTTGGAGGAAtatttaaccctttcggctatgagacaaactgacggataaaatttgaagtgctttaaactgagtgaggtcggttgctgcctagaactcaaaatttgctggaaatcgcacattcagaaagtattcatgtcacaaatggcaataaaccttgaattgactatttttcgatttatgacaccgaatagcattataaatcaaaatcaagccttctgaggcatctgatatttcaagatgaaaatattgataacaagcatttttgaaaatagaaaaaaagatgagctaaaatgaaataagtttgtgtaaaaaaagaaatttttgaagaaaaacaaggcatgcgacttcagatggttattcaaactgcaaatgtgtgaaggtgattgcttgtgggaggattaaaattgatggaaaaatctttgtgttatagagaacattttttgaaattttgaaaactcgtgtcacaattcaacctgaaaagtatgacataattttcattttcggacACATACATCTCTTTTGAGgtaatttgcttgggtgagtaagttacctcagaagatgactaggtgaacttttgagagcatttgaattttttgatagatactgtgtcataatacagtcctcaatctgtttgtcataaggagatgataaaaataaaatacgtacgtcatgttgtggaattactggaatccctttttagaagtcatcttacagataatgaattTATTGAGCGCAGTgtttatgacacagtatccattataaaattcaaatgcttgtaAAAGTTTACTcagtcatcttctgaggcaacttactcacccaagcaaatcatctcaagagagatgtatgtgtcagaagatgaaaatgatacatatttttcagaatttcattgaaaatttgcgttgaattgtgacatgggttttcaaaattttgaaaaatgctctctataacacaaagatttttccatcaattttaatcctcccacaagcaaacaccttcaaacatctgcagtttgaataactatctgaagtcgcatgccttgtttttcttcaataatttcctttttttactcaaacttattttattttagttcatctttttttctattttcaaaaatgcttgctACCAATACTTTCatattgaaatatcagatgcctcagaaagcttcattttgatttataatgctattcggtgtcataaatggaataatagacaatttaaggtttactgccatttgtgacatgaatactttctgaatgtgtgatttccagcaaattttgagttttaggcagcaacaggccttactcagtttaaagcacttcgaattttatccgtcagtttgtctcgtagccgaaagggcTAATTGGAAAAAGGAATTGATATTCGTAATGAGCGCTGTTGAAAACGTATGAAGTGGTATATCACTCGATCTTTGAGATTTTCTTacattttgcccaaaattttggGACTTTGTTGCCTTTCCATGTTTTGTGAATTCCATCGACGAAAAGTTCACAGTATAAGGCTGCGTGAAAGCTCATTTTGGAGGACGGCGAAAGAATGATTTATTCTATTAGTACCTATTTGCGTTGCAAACATGTTACattttatctaattttattatttatatttatttttttcgttgtttttatGTTTGCAGGAAGAGCGGCGACGGTGACGGTCGCGTCCGGAAGAACGAAGACGAACAGGCGTCGCATCGTGTGGCGGAAGAGCGGACCTAGTGGACCTAATGGGCAAATAGGCTTATTTTTGCAACTTGCAGAATATTCTACGAGTATGTCACGCTGTCAGGCTGCCTCTTGTGTACCCCGCCGCGCCGCTTTGCCATATCGCGAGAGTGAGAGAAAACTGCGTAATACCGTCAACACGTTAACCAAACTTatgggtaaattttttattagacTAGGGTATAAGGCTACTTTATCTACGtatttacattattttgtaTCGTACCATATCGTAATCGTAACATGATGTACACCGCGACACGTGGTCATCAGCGTTTTACGTTAGTTATTTTTAGGCTTAGGCTGCCTACAAATTCGCGTTATactttgtaaatatttttcgacCGCGTGCCATcttatgtaccattgtacctacctatgtatttgagCGTTTTGAGATTCGAGGGACAATCGACCCCAGGACCCACCAAAGCTTCCAAAACTTACTTATACATATGCTAAACTATCCATTTATACGGATTGCAGCTGATGTCCTGCAATGCTCCCTAACTGTCTCAACTTGAAAGCATGCAATGCTCACTGGCAAGTTTGACCAACGTTTGTTTGTCTCTTTTCATACCCATGAACATGGTGTATACCTACTGTATGGCATTATTGGGTGCACCAGAAGAACATTTATCAACTTTGCCTGCAATTTGTTTACTGCGAACTGCGACTATGAATATTGTGTATAAATAAGCCTATAACCGCGAACTTTGGCGAATGATGCAGAGTATTTTGCTGTACTTGTAACTACGTCGCGTCGCTTTTGAGTTtatctggaaaaaattgtttattcgCGTTCGCGCTATCTATGCTATGTATGTGCGATGTGCGCAATTTGCGAGTCCTGCGGAATTTCAATGTTGGAAAACAGGAG
This region of Planococcus citri chromosome 5, ihPlaCitr1.1, whole genome shotgun sequence genomic DNA includes:
- the LOC135846929 gene encoding NAD-dependent protein deacylase sirtuin-5, mitochondrial-like, whose protein sequence is MTSVHHHSILILLICSGSSVLGGNQPYTEESVNKFKDLLEKSKNLLVISGHGMTMETGGVTYRAADQKFRRRFVKDICTRETFDKNPEIAWQFYGYLQEVALWSDPHEGHKAVTRLQKRYLRAGKVFNVATHNDDDLHQRARTKNVIEMFGSRFRTKCVKCGFAKENRSTTTWDEIVAEKRITTGKNPKDALPHCPRCDGLMRPDTIWYDEKMNETIDKQIEELAQQADLYIEVGVTPTIFASKSYFPIIRKRKIPCAEFNAKTTPNSQDFTFVFTGPLAVTVEDITAYWNRSLIGELIIYD